Genomic DNA from Peribacillus sp. FSL H8-0477:
CGCTCCTGCTGCGTTAAATAGAACATGTGCCCAAGCTGTCCGTTTAGCTGCTAACGAAGCACCAATAGAAGCAAGCAACGCTGTAATGGTTGTTCCGAGATTATCTCCAAGTAAAATTGGCAGCGATGCTTTCAGCGTAATTAATCCTTGAGCATGAAGCTCCTGCAAAACACCGACAGAGGCACTAGAACTTTGAACCACAGAAGTAAACAGTGCACCCGCAATGAATCCTAGGAAAGGACTTGAGCTAATACCGAGCATTAATTCTCGAAATTCATCAACTAAACGAAGCGGCTCAAGTCCCGCTCCCATAATCTCGAGACCAAGAAACAAACTCCCGAAGCCAAATATGGTTTGGCCAGCATGTGTGATCATTTTATTTTTAAAGAAAAACAGAAGCAGACTACCCAGTGCCATAATGGGCAGCGCATATTCTGAAAGCTGAAAGCCAATGATAAAAGCGGTGACTGTCGTCCCAATATTGGCACCCATAATGATTGCAATAGCCTTTTTTAAAGATAAAACCCCCGCACTCACCAGACCTACGGTAAGCACTGCCGTTCCTGAACTGCTCTGGATCAATATCGTGACTACCATTCCAGAAATAATCCCGCGCAGCGGTGTAGATGTATAGCGATCCAAAATCGTTCTCAGCCGATCACCGGCCATATTTTTAAGACCTTCACCCATGAATTTAATTCCGAACACAAAGATTCCAAGACCACCAATTAAATGAAAGATAATGACTTGGTATGGAAAATTCACAATTTCGACCTCCTGACCCATGACAACCTTATATGTATCTCTTCTTCATTATGGATACCTCTGAAATTTTATGAAAGCTTTTCAGCAAAAATTTACACTACCTTTACATTTAAATGAAGTAAATTCTTGTTTTCCTGTATGAGGATATATAAAATGAAGAAGTATTTCAAACAAAAAAAGGATGCTGTGGAAAAATGAACGTTTTTAAGCAACTAATTGTTAGTCTATATTCACCTAAAGATATTGCCGCAACACGTCATCAAGGAATAGGCAAAACGATTTTATTCGTTTTTCTTCTTTCACTCATTTCGATTATCCCATCGGCCATCTATTTCAGTACCATGGTCACTACGGGCGTTCAGGCAGCAGAGGACATGCTTGCTTCAGATATGCCTGATTTCGAAATAAAAAATGGTACATTGACTGTCGACAGTAACGAGCCTTATATTCAACAGAAAGATGACTTTACCATTTTCCTTGATGGAACTGGCGAGATGACCAGTACTGACGTAGAACTTCGGACACAAAATGGGTTTGCCTTGCTCAAAAATGAACTCGTCTTCGTGGCTGATGGACAATCCCAAGTTAGTCCTTATTCAGTAATGGAAGGACTTGCTGTAAATAAACAAGATTTTGAAGGTCTGGTCGACTCAGTAGATGCTTCACTCGTCATCGCCATTCCACTCATCATTTTAATGATTTATTTATTCAGCAGTGCCGTCTTATTTATCAAGGTAACACTATTCGCTGTGTTTGGCTTATTATTCAAAAATTCACTACAGCGCTCTCTAGGATATCGCCACCTCTGGAGGATCTGCGCATACAGTATTACCTTGCCCACGATTTTCTTTACCATTATGGCTGCTTTCCAAGCAACCGTTCCCTTTGGAAGCTTCATCAGCTGGTTCGTAACGTTCCTCATGATGTATATGGCTATCAAAGAAGTGCCGCCTGAAAAAGAAATACTCAGCTAGGTGAAAACAGACCCCATTCAGTGAGGTCTGTTTTTTTACTGCCGAAAAATAAGCATATTTTCATTTTTCCTTCGTATAATGAGTAAAGGACAAGTCTTAGGAGGGCTGGAAATGAAACGTATACTGTTATTTTTCACCATCTGTTTTATTCTTTTTATTATTTACTACGATGTTTCAGTCGGTACCCTGCCAACTGCCGTTCCCGCCGCACCCTCAAAGACTACTGACTCTGTCCCAGCAGCCACGGTTTCCCTTCCTTTTACAGAAACGACCATTGTACCAGGCGATACCTTGCTTTCTATCGTTGAACATAAGCAAGGAGGAATACCTGTTTCAATTGAACAAGTAGTAACAGACTTCGAGAAATTAAATGGGATTAAACCTGAATCCATGCAAATTGGTAAACGGTATAAAATTCCTGTATATAAGTAATGAAACAGCAAAATTAGATTCAATTCCTTGTAAGTCCTCTCTATCATTGATACAATATCCTAGGAGCCAACTAAGCTCAGCTGGCAAAAATATGATTTTTTTTCCTAAAGGAGAGAACTCACTTGAGTGAATTAATACATCGTACTAAAACACGCTCCGTTAAAGTTGGTAATTTAACGATTGGCGGTACTAATGAAGTAATTATTCAAAGTATGACCACCACTAAGACACATGATGTGGAAGCAACTGTAGCAGAAATTAATCGTCTTGAAGAAGCAGGATGTCAAATTGTTCGTGTCGCCTGTCCGGATGAACGCGCTGCGCTTGCCATACCAGAAATTAAGAAACGTATTAACATTCCGCTTGTAGTCGATATCCATTTTGATTATAAATTAGCTTTACTTGCTATCGAAGGCGGAGCAGATAAAATCCGGATTAACCCGGGTAATATCGGCCGTCGCGAAAAAGTAGAAGCGGTCGTGAATGCTGCGAAAGCGAAAGGCATTCCGATTCGAATCGGTGTTAACGCTGGCTCACTTGAAAAACGGATTATCGAAAAATACGGCTATCCGACAGCTGATGGAATGGTAGAAAGTGCACTTCACCATATCAAGATTCTTGAAGATCTCGATTTCCACGATATCATCGTTTCCATGAAAGCATCTGATGTTAATTTAGCAATTGAAGCATACCAAAAAGCAGCACAAGCATTTGATTACCCGCTGCATTTAGGTATTACCGAATCAGGAACACTTTTCTCAGGAACCGTGAAAAGTTCAGCTGGACTTGGTGCCATCTTGAACATGGGAATCGGAAACACGATGCGTGTCTCACTTAGTGCCGATCCTGTTGAAGAAGTAAAAGTAGCGCGGGAAATACTAAAGGTTTATGGACTTGTTTCAAACATGGCAACCTTGATTTCATGTCCAACCTGCGGACGTATCGAGATCGATTTAATCAGTATCGCGAACGAAGTCGAAGAATATATTTCAACGATCAAAGCTCCAATTAAGGTTTCTGTTCTCGGTTGTGCAGTAAATGGACCTGGTGAAGCACGTGAAGCCGATATAGGTATTGCCGGCGCTCGTGGTGAAGGACTATTATTCCGTAAAGGAAAAATCGTCAGAAAAGTACCAGAAGAAACCATGGTCGAAGAACTGAAAAAAGAAATTGATGCAATCGCTGAAGAATTTTACGCAAAACAACGTGCTGAAGCTGAAGCAGCATTACTACAACAATAGAAAAAAATCCTGGATGTAAAATCCAGGATTTTTTTTTGTTCAAAAGAACGGCAGGATGAATATGCCTATGACAATCGACAAAGCACCGATAATTATCGCCCAAGTGCCTAAACTCTTTGCTCCCTTACCACGTGCAATAACTCCGATAATAATTCCCGCTATTCCCATTAAAAGCGGCAAGATAAACAGAGAGAGAATAGAGACAATTAAGGCAGTAATACCAATGCCTCTCCCTCCTGTTTCACCTTCATCAATTGCATACGGCTCATTTTGATTCGCACGACCCCTGACCGCCTTTAATGCAGAAAAATCTGCTGCATTTTCTTCTCGATACTGGATTTGCTCTTCAGGACTCCGAACCAAAAGATCCTCATTCCTATATGATCGAGCCTGCTCTTCCTCAGCCCCGACACCCATCGATTCCGGCTTACTATCCTGCGACACATTATCACGATCCGAATAACGATCATCAGCCATTGGAGCATCCCTCACTTTCAAGTAATAGGAGCCTTATTAGTCTTTGTCATTCATCCAAAAAACAACACCAAAATAATTACGCAAGAAGGATAAATCTAACAACTGAAATTCCAGAGGAAACTAGCTGAACTCTCAACGCAGGCGGGATCACGAAAACCAGCTGATCTTTTGCTTAATTTAGATTGGATACGGCCCATTCTTTGAAGAATTCGGCCTAAACTTAAATTTATTCGGCCCATTCTTCGAAGAATTCGGCCCAAACTTAAATTTATTCGGCCCATCTTTATTTCGAATCTGGGGGGCTTGTGAAAATAGAGTATCTTTCTTTTTTTCTTTCCCTGGGATTAGTTTTTTCCCTTTTAGTGACGCATTTTTGGGGAAACACGTTGATCTTTGATGGGTTGGCCTGTTTGGCATCAGGAATAACTTGTTTTTTTGCTTAACTTAAGTCGGATTCGTCCCATTCTTCAATTTATTCGGCCCAAACTCAGGGTTATTCGGCCCATCTTTATTTTGAATCTGGGGGCTTGTGAAAATAGAGTATCTTTCTTTTTTTCTTTCCGAGCGATTAGTTTTTTCCCTTTTAGTAACGCATTCTGGGGGAAACACGTTGATCTTTGATGGGTTGGCCTGTTAGGCATCAGGAATAACTCGTTTTTTTGCTTAACTTAGGTCGGATTCGTCCCATTCTGCAATTTATTCGGCCCAAACTTAAGTTTATTCGGCCCAATTTCAGGGTTATTCGGCCCTTTCTCCCAATCATTCGGCCCATCTATATTTTGACTCTTGGGGCTTGTAAAAATAGAGTATCTTTCTTTTTTTCTTTCCGTGGGATTAGTTTTTTCCCTTTTAATGACGCATTCTAGGGGAAACACGTTGATCTTTGATGGGTTGACCTGTTTGGCATCAGGAATAACTTGTTTTTTTGCTTAACCCCGTCCGGATTCGGCCCATTCTTCGATTTATTCGGCCCAAACTTCAATTTATTCGGCCCAATCTCAGGTTTATTCTTCCCTTTCTCCCAATCATTCGGCCCATCTATATTTTGACTCTGGGGGCTTGTGAAAAAAGAGTATCTTTCTTTTTTTCTTTCCGAGCGATTAGCTTTTTCCCGTTTCAGTGACCCTTTCTAGGAAAAACACGTTGATCTTTGATGGGTTGGCCAGTTTGGCATTAGGATTAGCTCGTTTTTTTGCTCAACCCGGTTCGGATTCGGCCCATTCTTCGATTTATTCGGCCCAAACTTCAATTTATTCGGCCCAATCTCAGGGTTATTCGGCCCTTTTAAAGCTAGTCTTAAAAGTGGACACGCATTTCTGAGAATCAATACAATAGATATCAAACTAAGGAGCGTGTCCAAAATGGGAAAAAGATACGAAAAGGAATACAAAGACTATATAGCTAAGTTAGTCGTAGAAGAAGGAAGAAAAAGGACTGAACTAAGCTACGAGATGGATATCCCCTATAAAACCATCTCAAGATGGGTTGGAGAGTATAAAGCGTCTCTTCTAGAAGGAACAGAGAAGGAAGCCTATATTACGCCTAGTGAACATAAGAAACATGTAGCCCTTTATCAGAAAGAAATACAGGATCTGAAGGAGCAAAATGAAATCTTAAAAAAGGCCAT
This window encodes:
- a CDS encoding DUF1189 domain-containing protein, whose amino-acid sequence is MNVFKQLIVSLYSPKDIAATRHQGIGKTILFVFLLSLISIIPSAIYFSTMVTTGVQAAEDMLASDMPDFEIKNGTLTVDSNEPYIQQKDDFTIFLDGTGEMTSTDVELRTQNGFALLKNELVFVADGQSQVSPYSVMEGLAVNKQDFEGLVDSVDASLVIAIPLIILMIYLFSSAVLFIKVTLFAVFGLLFKNSLQRSLGYRHLWRICAYSITLPTIFFTIMAAFQATVPFGSFISWFVTFLMMYMAIKEVPPEKEILS
- the ispG gene encoding flavodoxin-dependent (E)-4-hydroxy-3-methylbut-2-enyl-diphosphate synthase, with amino-acid sequence MSELIHRTKTRSVKVGNLTIGGTNEVIIQSMTTTKTHDVEATVAEINRLEEAGCQIVRVACPDERAALAIPEIKKRINIPLVVDIHFDYKLALLAIEGGADKIRINPGNIGRREKVEAVVNAAKAKGIPIRIGVNAGSLEKRIIEKYGYPTADGMVESALHHIKILEDLDFHDIIVSMKASDVNLAIEAYQKAAQAFDYPLHLGITESGTLFSGTVKSSAGLGAILNMGIGNTMRVSLSADPVEEVKVAREILKVYGLVSNMATLISCPTCGRIEIDLISIANEVEEYISTIKAPIKVSVLGCAVNGPGEAREADIGIAGARGEGLLFRKGKIVRKVPEETMVEELKKEIDAIAEEFYAKQRAEAEAALLQQ